The Hymenobacter sp. DG25A nucleotide sequence CACCAGCTGCATGCACATGTTGTCGATGATCTTGTCCTCGAACACAATCTGCGGAAACTCGGTGGCGGCTTCCTTGCAGGCATTCAGCATTAGGGTGCCGGCCATTTTCAGGATGTTGGCTTTGTGGGCCAGCGTTACCTTTTTGCGGCCGTGCTTTGCAGCGTAGGCAAAGGCCGCGCGGCAGATTTTGCGCGAGCCATTTACCGTAATGCGGTTAAATGAGTCGGAGATACCCAGGCGCTCATCATACACTTCCAGCCCGGAATACAGGCCTTCGGTGTTCTCGCGGAACAGCACCAGGTCCACGCCGGCGTAGCGGGAGGTAATGCCCTCGGTGGTCTGGGCCGGGCGCACGTTCTGGTACAAATCGTACTTCTGACGCAGCGTGATGTTGATGCTGCGGAAGCCTTTGCCCACGGGCGTGGTGATGGGGCCTTTCAGGGCCACCCGGTTGCGCTCCAAAGAGTCCAGCAGCGTCTGCGGAATCAGCTCGCCCGACTGGTCAAACGTGGTCTGACCGGCGTTCTGCTCTTCCCATTGCACGGGCACCTGCGCGGCGGAAAAAATGTCAATAACCGCTTTGGTGATTTCCGGCCCGATGCCGTCGCCGGGAATGAGGGTGATGGTATGCATGACGAATGAATATGCGAAAAGAAAAAATGTGAAAAATGTGAAGCGTGGCTACGTGTTGGCTTGGCACCCGCACATCAGCACATACTTCCCATTTTTCACATTCCGTTAAAATTACAGCGTGGAGCGGCGGGAGTTAATCTGATTGATAAGCTGATCAACATCTCCCAGCAGCTGCTCGGCTTTGTCCTTGGCGTCGCGGATGACGCGCTGGCCTTCCGATTTGGCCGAGGACGGCGCGTTTTCGTTGCGGCTGGTCACGAGGCTTTCGGTGAGGTCGGCCAGGGTCTCGCGGTATTTTTCGAGCTTATAGCTGAGCCAGCTGCGGGTTTCGCGGCCTTTTTCGGGGGCGTATAGAATGCCGAGAACGGCCCCGGTGAGGGCGCCGCCTGCAAAGCACAAGATGCCGGTAGTGGTTTTGCTACCCATAGTGCGGAAAACGTGGCGTGGTGGGAATAGGAGAATACGGATGAATGGTAGGTAGGCTCAACGGTTCCGGCGCACCGGAGGTTGCCGTCGGCTACTGGTTATCCAGCAACCCGCGGCCTGACTTACGGATAGCGCCGCTGGCCGTCAGGTCCTGCGCCAATTTATCCAGAATACCGTTCACAAACTGCTTGCTCTTGGGAGTACTGTAATTCTTGCTGATTTCAATGTACTCGTTGATGGTCACTTTCACCGGAATAGCCCGGAAAGAGTGCATCTCGCACAAGGCCATTTTCAGGATAATCTTGTCGGTGAGGGCTACGCGCTC carries:
- a CDS encoding isocitrate/isopropylmalate dehydrogenase family protein, giving the protein MHTITLIPGDGIGPEITKAVIDIFSAAQVPVQWEEQNAGQTTFDQSGELIPQTLLDSLERNRVALKGPITTPVGKGFRSINITLRQKYDLYQNVRPAQTTEGITSRYAGVDLVLFRENTEGLYSGLEVYDERLGISDSFNRITVNGSRKICRAAFAYAAKHGRKKVTLAHKANILKMAGTLMLNACKEAATEFPQIVFEDKIIDNMCMQLVNKPEQFDVVVTTNLFGDILSDLCAGLVGGLGVVAGANIGDDMAIFEAVHGSAPDIAGQGKANPTALLRSALMMLHHLGEHQHADRIQKALEATLKTKEKCTGDLGGQASTSEFAQAIIDNLA
- a CDS encoding YtxH domain-containing protein, which translates into the protein MGSKTTTGILCFAGGALTGAVLGILYAPEKGRETRSWLSYKLEKYRETLADLTESLVTSRNENAPSSAKSEGQRVIRDAKDKAEQLLGDVDQLINQINSRRSTL